Below is a window of Prosthecobacter algae DNA.
GTTGGCACGGGCGGGTTTGAAGCCGATCCTGTTGGAGCGTGGTAAGGCCGCAGGCGACCGGGCGCGAGATGTGACCGGCTTTTGGCGGCGTGGTTGGGATTTCAATCCCGAGTCCAATGTGCAGTATGGGGAAGGGGGCGCAGGCACCTTTTCCGATGGCAAACTTTACACGCAGATCCGCGACCGTGAGCACCGCATTCCGTGGCTGCTGAGGGAAATGGTGGCTGCGGGTGCGCCGGAAGACATTTTGATCAAAGCGCGACCGCACATCGGCACGGATCGTCTGATCAAGGTGGTGCGGCATGTGCGGGAGGAGATCATCTCCCTCGGAGGCGAGGTGAGGTTCAGCTCCCGTGTCAGCGATGTGGTGGTGGAAAAAGGGGCGATGCGTGCCGTGGTGCTGGCGGATGGGGCGGTGATCGAGGGCAGCCCGATCGTCTTTGCCATCGGCCACAGCAGTCGGGACACCTTTTCGATGCTGCACGCGCGTGGCATTCCCTTTGACCCCAAACCCTTCTCGGTGGGCGTGCGAATCGAGCACCCGCAGAAGCTGGTGGACAAGATGCTGTTTGGCAAATGGGCCGGGCATGATCGGCTGGGTTCGGCCCCTTACAAATTTGTGGCGCATTGCGATACGGAGCGGAGCGCGTACAGCTTTTGCATGTGCCCCGGGGGGCTCGTGGTGGCGGCGACCTCTGAGCCGGGGATGGTGGTGACCAATGGCATGAGCAGCTATGCGCGTGCGGAGGCGAATGCGAATGCGGGCTTCATGGTGGAGGTGGGGCCCCAGGACTATGGGCAGGCGCATCCGCTGGCAGGCATCGAGTTTCAGCGGCAGATCGAACGCCGGGCCTATGAGGTGGGGGGCAGCAACTACCATGCCCCGGCGCAGCTTCTGGGGGATTTCCTCGCAGGCCGTGCCTCCACCAGCCAGGGGACAGTGAAGCCTTCCTATGAGCCGGGTGTGGTGTGGACAGATCTGCGCGAGGTGCTGCCGGAATCCGTCATCGCTACGCTGAAAGAAGCGGTGCCGCGCATCAACAAAAGCCTGCCTGGTTTTGATCTCGAAGATGCGGTTTTAACGGCGGCTGAAACCCGCAGTTCTGCGCCGGTGCGCATCCCGCGTGATCCGGCCACCTATGAGTGTGTGTCGCTGAAGAATTTTTACCCGGCAGGTGAAGGTGCAGGGTATGCCGGTGGCATCATCTCGGCTGCGGCGGATGGCATGCGGATTGCGGAGGCCATTTTGCGGGCGCGGTGATCAGAAGGTGGAGGTTGTTTCACAAGGGCCTCTTAGATCGCCTTCCGTGGCAAGGCGTTCTAAGAGGGGTTGATTTAGGTGCCTGAGGGGCGGCTAAACGTCGCCGCCAAGCGTTTTTGTGTGTAGAATAGTTTTCAACAATCGCTCAACGTTTCCGTCATAGCCACTGCGCAGATACGCGTTTTGAAAACTTACCCACCCATGAAAACACCCATCCGATTGACTCAAATCCTGGCCGCTGCGGGACTGTTGACTCTCTCCATCAGCCCCCTTGTCGCCGATCTCAAAAGTCCTACCAAGCTGGCCGCCAGCGAGTTCCATGCCCGTCTTTTGAAAGACGACACGGCGCTGCCCGCCGGCGGGCAGTTGCAGATGAGCTACGCCAACGTGGTGGAGAAAATCCTCCCCAGCGTGGTCACCATCTTTGCCTATGGTGGCAAGGCGGAATCCGAAACTCACAAGCTGGAGGACATTCCGCCGCAGTTGCGTCCCTTCTTTGATCGCTTCTTTGATGAGGAGGGCAATCCGGAGCAACAACCCCAGCAACCGCGCAATCCGCGTGGCCGCCGTGGTGGCCCGCAGCAGCAGGACAATGAGCGCCTCCGCCCGAATGGCGTGGGCTCAGGCTTCATCGTCTCCAGCGACGGCTACATCATGACGAACAACCATGTGGTGGGCGAGGCGGACAAGATCGAAGCCGTGGTGGAGGTCAATGGCCTCAGCCGCACTTATCTGGCCAAGGTGGTGGGTACGGATCCGCTGACCGATGTGGCACTGATCAAAATTGACGCCACAGACCTGCCGCAGGCAACGCTGGGCGACAGTGACAAACTGCGCGTGGGCGACATCGTTCTGGCCGCAGGTGCGCCGATGGAACTGAACCGTTCCGTCACGCAGGGCATCGTCAGCGCCCTGGGCCGCAGCGGCATGAACATCGTGAACAACGGCCGCATGGCGGGTTATGAGGATTTCATCCAGACCGATGCCTCCATTAACCCAGGCAACTCTGGCGGTCCGCTGGTGGATGCGCTGGGCCGCGTGGTGGGCATCAATACGGCCATCCTTTCCCGTTCAGGGATGAATGCCGGCATCGGCTTTGCGATTCCGGTGAACATGGCCATGCGCATTGTGGAGGACCTGATTGACAATGGCTCCGTCCGCCGTGGTCGCCTGGGCATTGAGCTGATGGATCTGGACAGTGAGAAGGCGGAGATCCTGGGCCTGAAGGACCAGGGCGGGGCCGTGGTGCGCGCTGTGTTTAATGACACACCTGCGGAGAAAGCCGGCATGGAGCCCGGAGACGTGGTGACCCATGTGGACGGCCAGCGCGTGGACAGCAGCGCCAAGCTGCGTCTGGTGATCAGTGGTCGCAAACCGGGTACGGCCGTGAACCTGACCGTGATGCGCGATGGCAAGAGCCTGCCAGTGACGGCCACGCTGGATGAGATGACGGACAACACCGTCGCCCAGGCCAATGGCAACTCGCTACGCGGTGGCGGCACCGGCACCAGCATTGCCGAGATCATCCCCGGCGTGACGGTGCAAAACCTGACGCCAGCCACCCGCGAACGTTATGACATCCCCGCCAATATCACGGGGGTGATCATCACCAAGCTGGAGGCCGAAAGCCGTGCTGCGGCCATGGGCATGGAGGAAGGTGATGTCATCATGAGCGTGAACCGAAACCCGGTGCGCGCCGTGGGCGAAGCGCATGAAATGGCCAAGACCTCGGACAAGGTTGTCACGCTGAAAGTCTATCGTGGTGGCGACACCATGCTCTTCATGGTGAATAAGAACTGATCCGTAGGAAACAAGATGCAGCCCGTGCCTTGACCCAAAGGCACGGGCTTTTTCGTCCACCAGGGCTTGAGAAGCGGCCCATTTAGTGCATGATGATGTTGTGACAGGTTCGTTCCATGGCCCACCCCCAGCCTCGGCGACTCCCGTTCTGCCGGGCAGGCCGCGTACGGCCCCTGCGGAGCCGAGTCTCCAGCCAGATCTGGAACCGCCGTACCATGTGATCCTGCATGACGACGATGAACACACTCATCGTTATGTGGTGAACATGATGATGCAGATCTTTGGATACGATGCCTCGAAGGGCTTTCAGATCGCCTGTGAGGTGAACGAAAGTGGTCGAGCCATCGTGGTGACCTGCCACAAGGAACTGGCCGAATTTCGGGTGGACCAGATCCATAAGTATGTGGACGAACTTCCTGCCGCCAATGAACCCGGGCCCATGAAGGCCTCCATGGAGCCGGCGGAGTAAGTTTGAAACTTTTTGCAGGCTAGGCGGGTTAAAGGAGGACCATGAAGCCTTCCTTCACCCTTTTGCTGCTCTCATCCCTTTCCTTCAGCGCCCTGGCTCAGGAGACGCCCGCCACGGCGGACCGGACCCAGCGGTTGTTTGACCAGATCGATGCCAACAAGGATGGCAAGCTGGGAAAGGAAGAGTTGCCGGAACGGCTGCGGCCGAATTTTGAGCGGGTGGATACGGACAAGGACGGATTTATCTCGCGCACTGAGCATCAGGCCGTTGTGGGCCGGTCAAAACAGGCACGGCCAGCACCCGGCAAGCGGCCCGTGCCTGCGGGAGTCGAGGCGAAACTGGACCTCGCTTATGCCGAGACGGACAATCCGCGCCAGAAACTGGACCTTTATCTGCCCAAGCTGCGCAAAACGGAGAAGCCGCTGCCGGTCATTGTTTTCATTCACGGCGGCGGCTGGAGGGGAGGGGACAAGGCTGGCGG
It encodes the following:
- a CDS encoding Do family serine endopeptidase, which encodes MKTPIRLTQILAAAGLLTLSISPLVADLKSPTKLAASEFHARLLKDDTALPAGGQLQMSYANVVEKILPSVVTIFAYGGKAESETHKLEDIPPQLRPFFDRFFDEEGNPEQQPQQPRNPRGRRGGPQQQDNERLRPNGVGSGFIVSSDGYIMTNNHVVGEADKIEAVVEVNGLSRTYLAKVVGTDPLTDVALIKIDATDLPQATLGDSDKLRVGDIVLAAGAPMELNRSVTQGIVSALGRSGMNIVNNGRMAGYEDFIQTDASINPGNSGGPLVDALGRVVGINTAILSRSGMNAGIGFAIPVNMAMRIVEDLIDNGSVRRGRLGIELMDLDSEKAEILGLKDQGGAVVRAVFNDTPAEKAGMEPGDVVTHVDGQRVDSSAKLRLVISGRKPGTAVNLTVMRDGKSLPVTATLDEMTDNTVAQANGNSLRGGGTGTSIAEIIPGVTVQNLTPATRERYDIPANITGVIITKLEAESRAAAMGMEEGDVIMSVNRNPVRAVGEAHEMAKTSDKVVTLKVYRGGDTMLFMVNKN
- a CDS encoding NAD(P)/FAD-dependent oxidoreductase: MLQVSQLNLPVDHTDADLRTALLKRLGVKDATFTLKQRAIDARRGHVNFSYTLLVEVADEARVLKALKDDTKVIVAPDETYVEVKAGQGGQGGQGGQGGQGGQGGQGGQGGQGGQGGQGGQGRPVIVGTGPCGLFAGLLLARAGLKPILLERGKAAGDRARDVTGFWRRGWDFNPESNVQYGEGGAGTFSDGKLYTQIRDREHRIPWLLREMVAAGAPEDILIKARPHIGTDRLIKVVRHVREEIISLGGEVRFSSRVSDVVVEKGAMRAVVLADGAVIEGSPIVFAIGHSSRDTFSMLHARGIPFDPKPFSVGVRIEHPQKLVDKMLFGKWAGHDRLGSAPYKFVAHCDTERSAYSFCMCPGGLVVAATSEPGMVVTNGMSSYARAEANANAGFMVEVGPQDYGQAHPLAGIEFQRQIERRAYEVGGSNYHAPAQLLGDFLAGRASTSQGTVKPSYEPGVVWTDLREVLPESVIATLKEAVPRINKSLPGFDLEDAVLTAAETRSSAPVRIPRDPATYECVSLKNFYPAGEGAGYAGGIISAAADGMRIAEAILRAR
- a CDS encoding ATP-dependent Clp protease adaptor ClpS, translated to MTGSFHGPPPASATPVLPGRPRTAPAEPSLQPDLEPPYHVILHDDDEHTHRYVVNMMMQIFGYDASKGFQIACEVNESGRAIVVTCHKELAEFRVDQIHKYVDELPAANEPGPMKASMEPAE